Proteins encoded together in one Zonotrichia leucophrys gambelii isolate GWCS_2022_RI chromosome 1, RI_Zleu_2.0, whole genome shotgun sequence window:
- the ITFG2 gene encoding KICSTOR complex protein ITFG2, which produces MRSVSYVQCVALDFAGSLFPHAICLGDADNDTLNELVVGDTNGKLYVYKNDDSKPWAVRSCQGMLTCVRVGDVCNKGKNFVVAVSAEGWFHLFDLTSLNSKHPDASGHHELAGAEEQKPVFKQHIPANTKVMLINDIDGDGKCELVVGYTDRVVRAFRWEDSSENPDHVSGQLILLKKWLLEGQVDSLSVNPGPGGSPELMVSQPGCGYAILLCTWDTEQRDAAAGRDGSAPSSEAPVRDVILHQTSGRIHNKNVSTHLIGSIARGSSENGGSGLFALCTLDGTLKLMEGADKLLWSVQVDHQLFALEKLDVTGNGHEEVVACAWDGQTYIIDHNRTVARFQADENVSAFCAGLYACKEGSNSPCLVYVSFSQKIYIYWDVQLERMESTNLLKILDGDPEFESLLQQLDVDKNDVDAVRHLIHKTLYFPEKYHLSSPSQDPAGTDSSAHCSGIQDPL; this is translated from the exons atGCGCTCCGTCAGCTACGTGCAGTGCGTGGCGCTGGACTTCGCCGGCAGCCTCTTCCCGCACGCCATCTGCCTGGGGGACGCCGACAACGACACG CTGAATGAACTCGTGGTGGGAGACACCAATGGAAAGCTCTATGTTTACAAGAATGACGACAGCAAGCCCTGGGCTGTGCGGTCTTGCCAAGGAATG CTCACATGTGTCCGTGTGGGAGATGTGTGCAATAAAGGAAAG AATTTCGTGGTGGCAGTGAGTGCAGAAGGCTGGTTTCATCTTTTTGACCTGACTTCTCTGAATTCAAAACACCCAGATGCTTCAGGCCACCATGAGCTGGCAGGGGCAGAAGAGCAGAAGCCAGTGTTCAAGCAGCACATTCCTGCCAACACCAAGGTCATGCTCATCAATGACATTG aTGGAGATGGGAAATGTGAGTTGGTTGTGGGTTACACTGACAGAGTGGTCCGTGCCTTCCGCTGGGAGGACTCGTCAGAGAACCCAGACCATGTCTCTGGGCAGCTGATCCTTTTGAAGAAATGGCTTCTAGAAGGTCAG GTGGACAGCCTGTCAGTGAACCCAGGCCCTGGTGGCTCACCAGAGCTGATGgtgtcccagccaggctgtggctaTGCCATCCTGCTGTGCACCTGGGACACGGAGCAGCGGGACGCAGCCGCGGGAAGGGACGGGTCTGCCCCGAGCAG tGAGGCCCCTGTTCGAGATGTGATTCTACACCAAACATCTGGGCGGATTCACAACAAGAATGTCTCCACTCATCTCATTGGCAGCATTGCCCGAG GCTCCAGTGAGAATGGTGGCTCAGGTCTCTTTGCCCTCTGTACTCTGGATG gAACACTGAAACTGATGGAGGGAGCAGACAAGTTGCTCTGGTCTGTTCAGGTTGATCACCAGCTCTTTGCTCTGGAAAAGCTGGATGTTACA GGCAATGGGCACGAGGAGGTGGTTGCGTGTGCGTGGGACGGGCAGACGTACATCATCGACCACAACCGCACGGTGGCCAGGTTCCAAGCAGATGAGAATGTCAGTGCCTTCTGTGCAG GCCTCTATGCATGCAAAGAAGGGAGCAACAGTCCCTGCCTTGTTTATGTCAGCTTCAGCCAGAAGATCTACATCTACTGGGATGTGCAGCTGGAGAGAATGGAGTCCACCAACCTGTTGAAAATCCTGGATGGTGACCCAGAGTTTGAAagtctcctgcagcagctggatgtAG ACAAAAACGATGTTGATGCTGTCAGACACCTGATTCACAAAACACTCTATTTTCCTGAGAAATACCATCTCAGCAGCCCCTCGCAGGATCCTGCTGGAACAGATTCTTCTGCCCACTGCAGTGGCATCCAGGATCCCTTATAA